A single window of Gossypium arboreum isolate Shixiya-1 chromosome 13, ASM2569848v2, whole genome shotgun sequence DNA harbors:
- the LOC108485803 gene encoding protein NETWORKED 4A-like yields MPKKKITKKWLSAEMDRRVKQMLNLIDQDADSFAKKAEMYYQKRPELVAHVEEFYRLYRTLVERNDYLKGELRRNVLLDVQSQGSGVSDNGFELPPTFPSPEQRLTRRRSGTRAAGFEFFLGSSWSDMYQKGDDESSYVTDSEPESDDGSVNNYTVSSTMNLGDQGATRKTIELEIELREMKEKLQILEDESELLARIRKYEEELKIVNRKLRLSEEKNNWLTIELQKYKQMETSESDSSEEDSVKTDTSMVQNKVDKEILHDDGKILPLEDEFNMTKEMPRDPETEIACLKLENKQAFEKIQSLQGQLDMAQSEIRTSNTKLSILKKEVCKLQGRMAMLKDGLVSRDNEIRELKMVVSDAEMKIFNEKAQIGAEVSKLLEERSYLEEQLRDGESHARSLEEEIRNVLNEKRELEERLHDEIEALKTEITKRGDSIKILNEKLETLKSERDELKMKIDLLEEAVGYKGDQIVEMDEQLHRLRVEHGELIASAEGANKLVEEMQGKAKELEDEIERQSRAIEEAAEEKREAIRQLCFSLEHYRDGYYKLKQAFTGNKRVPILAT; encoded by the coding sequence ATGCCGAAGAAGAAAATAACCAAAAAATGGCTATCTGCAGAAATGGATCGAAGAGTCAAACAGATGTTGAATCTGATTGACCAAGATGCGGATTCCTTTGCCAAAAAGGCCGAGATGTATTATCAGAAACGGCCGGAGCTTGTGGCTCATGTTGAGGAGTTCTACCGTTTATATCGAACATTGGTGGAGCGTAATGATTATCTTAAAGGAGAATTGAGGAGGAATGTTCTGTTGGACGTTCAATCTCAAGGTTCAGGTGTCTCAGATAATGGCTTTGAATTGCCGCCTACATTTCCCTCTCCTGAACAAAGGTTGACTCGTAGGCGGTCGGGTACACGAGCTGCCGGTTTTGAATTCTTCCTTGGTTCTAGTTGGAGCGATATGTACCAGAAAGGAGATGACGAGTCGTCTTATGTAACAGATTCCGAACCGGAGTCTGATGATGGATCGGTTAATAATTACACGGTTTCATCAACGATGAATTTAGGCGATCAAGGGGCGACCCGGAAGACGATTGAATTGGAGATTGAGCTCCGCGAAATGAAAGAGAAGCTACAAATACTTGAGGATGAATCGGAACTGCTTGCTCGGATTAGAAAGTATGAGGAAGAATTGAAGATTGTTAATAGAAAACTACGACTTTCCGAAGAAAAAAACAATTGGTTGACAATTGAGCTACAGAAATATAAACAGATGGAAACATCGGAATCGGATTCATCCGAAGAAGATAGTGTTAAAACTGACACATCAATGGTTCAAAACAAGGTGGATAAAGAAATCCTGCATGATGATGGCAAGATCCTGCCCTTGGAGGATGAGTTCAATATGACTAAAGAAATGCCTCGGGATCCCGAAACGGAAATCGCGTGTTTGAAACTCGAGAATAAACAGGCGTTTGAAAAGATTCAAAGTTTGCAGGGCCAGCTCGATATGGCTCAAAGTGAGATAAGGACATCGAATACGAAACTGAGTATACTGAAAAAAGAGGTTTGCAAGCTGCAGGGGAGAATGGCTATGTTAAAGGATGGTTTAGTGAGCCGGGATAATGAGATTAGGGAATTAAAGATGGTCGTATCCGATGCCGAGATGAAGATTTTTAACGAAAAAGCGCAGATCGGAGCTGAGGTATCGAAATTGTTGGAGGAACGAAGTTATTTAGAAGAACAACTTAGGGATGGGGAGTCGCATGCTCGGTCTTTGGAGGAAGAGATTAGAAATGTTCTTAATGAAAAACGAGAATTGGAGGAGAGGCTGCACGATGAAATCGAGGCGTTGAAAACAGAGATTACTAAGAGAGGTGATTCCATTAAAATTCTAAATGAAAAACTCGAGACTTTGAAATCCGAGAGAGATGAGCTCAAGATGAAAATCGATTTACTTGAAGAAGCAGTTGGTTATAAAGGTGATCAAATTGTTGAAATGGATGAGCAACTGCACCGATTACGTGTGGAGCACGGGGAACTAATCGCTAGTGCTGAAGGAGCAAACAAATTGGTGGAGGAAATGCAAGGAAAAGCTAAGGAACTAGAGGATGAAATCGAGAGGCAAAGTAGAGCAATAGAGGAAGCTGCGGAAGAGAAACGAGAAGCTATACGACAACTCTGCTTCTCTCTCGAACATTATAGAGATGGGTATTATAAGCTTAAGCAAGCATTTACTGGGAACAAGCGAGTCCCTATTTTGGCAACATGA
- the LOC108486039 gene encoding probable N-acetyltransferase HLS1 encodes MGYGSGELIIRSYNAQNDRVRLEGLESICEVGPADKPFLFTDTLGDPICRIKNSPIYNMLVAELGGQLVGVIQGTIKLVTLHKPPKNVAKVGYILGLRVAPAYRRQGIGSRLVTKLEEWFVACNVDYTYMATEKDNEASYKLFVNKLGYVKFRTPAILVNPVNHHRSSQISSNFKLTKLKIKEAESLYRKYLSSTEFFPIDIGNILRNKLSLGTWVAYPKGETWGKVPTSWAMLSVWNSGELFKLRLGNVPISCFMYTKSSQLIQKFLPCFKLPSIPDFFNPFGFYFIYGVYGEGPLYGKLVKSLCNFVHNMASSKSKDCKVIVTEIGGNDTRSKLHIPHRKSMSCSEDLWCIKSLKNEDGKRVHKLTTMPPTRTLFVDPREV; translated from the exons ATGGGATATGGTAGTGGGGAGCTTATTATACGAAGCTACAATGCCCAAAACGACAGAGTTCGACTTGAAGGTCTGGAGAGTATATGTGAAGTAGGTCCAGCTGATAAACCATTTCTCTTCACAGACACTTTGGGTGACCCAATTTGCAGAATCAAAAACAGTCCCATTTACAACATGCTG GTAGCCGAGTTGGGCGGTCAATTGGTTGGTGTTATCCAAGGCACAATAAAGCTAGTAACACTACACAAGCCTCCCAAGAATGTAGCCAAGGTGGGCTATATCTTAGGTTTAAGGGTTGCACCCGCTTACCGACGACAAGGAATCGGCTCGAGATTAGTGACCAAACTCGAGGAATGGTTCGTTGCATGTAACGTCGATTATACTTACATGGCCACCGAGAAAGATAACGAAGCCTCCTACAAGCTCTTCGTAAACAAACTCGGTTACGTTAAGTTTCGAACCCCGGCCATTCTCGTAAACCCTGTTAACCATCATCGGTCATCTCAGATATCGTCGAACTTCAAACTAACAAAGCTCAAAATCAAAGAAGCCGAATCTCTCTACCGTAAATACTTGTCTTCAACAGAGTTCTTCCCAATTGATATAGGCAATATACTAAGAAACAAGCTAAGCTTAGGGACTTGGGTGGCTTATCCCAAAGGTGAAACATGGGGCAAAGTCCCTACTAGTTGGGCCATGCTAAGTGTATGGAATAGTGGTGAGCTTTTCAAATTAAGGTTAGGGAATGTACCCATATCTTGTTTCATGTACACCAAGAGCTCACAGTTGATCCAAAAGTTTCTTCCCTGCTTTAAATTGCCAAGCATACCAGATTTTTTCAATCCATTCGGGTTCTACTTCATATATGGAGTTTACGGTGAAGGTCCATTATATGGCAAGCTGGTGAAAAGCCTGTGTAATTTCGTCCATAACATGGCTTCATCAAAATCCAAAGATTGTAAGGTGATTGTTACAGAAATTGGAGGTAATGACACAAGATCAAAACTTCACATCCCACATCGGAAATCAATGTCTTGCTCAGAGGATTTGTGGTGTATAAAGAGCTTGAAAAACGAAGATGGAAAGAGGGTTCATAAATTGACGACAATGCCACCAACAAGAACCCTTTTTGTAGACCCTAGAGAGGTTTGA
- the LOC108485403 gene encoding SAGA-associated factor 11, producing the protein MSGPNEDKNTQLSSHFFGDLLDSIIVDVASECHRIAKLGLDRNLEEEEEEMRLSVQARARVADPSNSSETNTKYVVDIFGQTHPSVATEIFECMNCGRSIAAGRFAPHLEKCMGKGRKARLKVTRSSTAAQNRYSRGSPVSAYSPYSNSTSTNRLSNGTPSVAGEEYSNGTYEEPWNKT; encoded by the exons ATGTCTGGACCAAATGAAGATAAAAATACTCAG CTTTCATCTCACTTTTTCGGAGATCTCTTGGATTCCATAATTGTTGATGTTGCATCCGAGTGTCATCGGATAGCAAAATTGGGGCTCGACCGTAAtttagaggaagaagaagaagaaatgaggTTATCAGTTCAAGCCCGAGCAAGAGTAGCTGATCCTAGTAATAGCAGTGAAACAAACACCAAGTATGTAGTGGATATATTTGGACAAACACACCCATCTGTTGCCACTGAAATATTTGAATGCATGAACTGTGGGAGATCCATTGCTGCAGGGAGGTTTGCTCCTCACTTGGAAAAATGCATGGGAAAG GGTAGAAAGGCACGTCTCAAGGTTACTAGGAGTAGCACAGCTGCACAAAACCGGTATTCGCGAGGCAGCCCTGTTTCTGCCTATTCTCCTTATTCGAATTCTACCAGCACAAATCGGTTATCGAATGGAACCCCTAGTGTTGCAGGGGaggagtattcaaatggcacctaCGAGGAACCATGGAACAAAACTTGA